From the genome of Equus asinus isolate D_3611 breed Donkey chromosome 24, EquAss-T2T_v2, whole genome shotgun sequence, one region includes:
- the PRSS35 gene encoding inactive serine protease 35: MENMLFWLLFFTLGRTLTDGSEMEQDFMWHLRKIPRLVSERTFHLTSPTFEADAKMVLNRACGIECRKELPAPSLSELEHSLAYETVFENGTRTLTTVKVQGLVLEPTQNITTRGASVRRRRQVYGTDSRFSILDKRFLTNFPFNTAVKLSTGCSGILISPNHVLTAAHCVHDGKDYIKGTKKLRVGLLKMRNKGGGKKRRGARRSRREANGGDQREGSEENLKERTKAGRRRKGSGRRHRVAEGQPSFQWTRVKNTHIPKGWVRGGSGDAALDYDYALLELKRAHRKKYMELGISPTIKKLPGGMIHFSGFDHDRADQLVYRFCSVSDESNDLLYQYCDAESGSTGSGVYLRLKEPDNKNWKRKIIAIYSGHQWVDVHGVQKDYNVAVRITPLKFAQICLWIHGDDAKCTYG, from the coding sequence atggaaaatatgctATTTTGGTTGTTATTTTTCACCCTCGGACGGACTCTCACTGATGGATCTGAAATGGAACAGGATTTTATGTGGCACTTGAGAAAAATACCCCGGCTTGTCAGTGAAAGGACTTTCCATCTCACCAGCCCCACCTTTGAGGCAGATGCTAAGATGGTGTTAAATAGAGCGTGTGGCATCGAATGCCGGAAAGaactcccagctcccagcctttCTGAACTGGAACATTCTCTCGCATACGAGACTGTCTTTGAGAACGGCACCCGAACCTTGACCACAGTGAAAGTTCAAGGTTTGGTCCTTGAGCCAACTCAAAATATCACCACGAGAGGAGCATCAGTTaggagaaggaggcaggtgtATGGCACAGACAGCAGGTTCAGCATCTTGGACAAAAGATTCTTAACCAATTTCCCTTTCAATACGGCCGTGAAGCTCTCCACGGGCTGCAGTGGCATTCTCATTTCCCCCAATCACGTTCTGACCGCCGCCCACTGCGTTCATGATGGAAAGGACTACATCAAAGGGACTAAAAAGCTCAGGGTAGGGCTGTTGAAGATGAGAAATAAAGGTGGCGGCAAGAAACGCAGGGGTGCtaggaggagcaggagagaagCAAACGGTGGTGACCAAAGAGAGGGTAGCGAAGAGAATCTGAAGGAGAGAACCAAggctggaagaagaagaaaggggtcTGGCCGGCGTCACAGAGTCGCTGAGGGGCAGCCCTCCTTCCAGTGGACGCGGGTCAAGAATACCCACATTCCCAAAGGCTGGGTTAGAGGAGGGAGTGGAGACGCCGCCTTGGACTATGACTACGCTCTTCTGGAGCTGAAGCGTGCTCACAGAAAGAAGTACATGGAACTAGGCATCAGTCCAACCATAAAGAAGCTGCCGGGCGGAATGATCCACTTCTCAGGATTTGATCATGACCGGGCAGATCAGTTAGTCTACAGGTTTTGTAGCGTGTCCGATGAATCCAATGATCTCCTCTATCAATACTGCGATGCGGAGTCGGGCTCCACTGGCTCCGGGGTCTATCTGCGTCTGAAAGAGCCAGACAACAAGAACTGGAAGCGCAAAATCATTGCGATCTATTCAGGCCACCAGTGGGTGGACGTCCACGGTGTTCAGAAGGACTATAACGTGGCGGTGCGCATCACTCCGCTCAAGTTCGCCCAGATTTGCCTCTGGATTCACGGAGATGATGCCAAGTGTACTTACGGCTAA